GCGCAAGGACATTCCTGGCAAGTGCACTTCGATCAGCAAAGCGATTGGCATTGTCAGCGGCCTGCGCGAAGGCCTCGATCTGGAGAACAGCGCAGACACCCTGGCTGATCTGGACGGGCTGTACATCTACATGATGAAGCGCCTCGCCGAGGCGAACATCAGCAGCGATCCGCGCATTCTCGATGAGGTTGCAGGCTTGCTGGGCACGGTGAAAGAAGGCTGGGATGCCATTGCTCCTGTGCCAGCTCCGCAGTTCTGAAGGAGATCGTCATGAGTCTAGTATTGCAGCGAATCGCCGATACCCGTGAAGCGTTGGTCACCGCGCTGGCCGAACGCAACTGGGAAGCCATTGGCGAGCTGGATCTGGCTTGCCGTTCCTGCATGGAAGACGTCATGGCTGAAGCTGCGCTGGATGAAGTCGCGTTGCGCGATAATCTTGAGGAGTTGCTCCATGTCTACAAGGAGCTTCTTGAGGTGGCGATGGGGGAGCGACAGGCGATAGCCAACGAGATGTCGCAGATCACCCAAGCGCAAAAGGCGGCAAAGGTTTACCATCTGTTTGGTTAATTAACCCCCAGTTAATCCAGACATGTGCGCCATAAATTTGACTGTGCACGGTTTTTTGACTTAACTAGTGGCTGTTTTCAGATTTCAGGCGTCTACAGGCACATGGTGTCCTGCAAGCGTCTCGCTTGCCCCTTATTTTGGGCATTGAGTTGACTAGGGAAGTTGCTATTGCATGTGGCGTGAAACCAAAATTCTGCTGATCGATGACGATAGCGTCCGCCGCCGCGACCTGGCGGTGATTCTAAATTTTCTTGGCGAAGAAAATTTACCCTGCGGCAGCCATGACTGGCAGCAGGCAGTCGGCTCTTTGTCGTCTAGTCGTGAGGTCATTTGCGTACTGATCGGGACCGTTAATGCTCCTGGTGCGCTTTTGGGCTTGCTAAAGACACTCTCAACCTGGGATGAGTTCCTTCCGGTTTTGTTGATGGGCGATAATTCTTCCGTCGACTTGCCTGAAGATCAGCGTCGCCGAGTGCTTTCGACCCTCGAAATGCCGCCCAGCTACAGCAAATTGCTCGACTCCCTGCACCGTGCCCAGGTCTATCGCGAGATGTATGATCAGGCCCGTGAGCGCGGTCGTCATCGCGAACCCAATCTGTTCCGTAGCCTCGTCGGCACCAGCCGTGCGATCCAGCACGTGCGCCAGATGATGCAGCAAGTGGCCGACACCGACGCCAGCGTGCTGATCCTCGGCGAGTCCGGGACCGGCAAGGAAGTGGTCGCGCGCAACCTGCATTACCATTCCAAGCGTCGCGATGCGCCATTCGTGCCGGTCAACTGCGGGGCGATCCCGGCAGAGCTGCTCGAAAGCGAATTGTTCGGTCACGAGAAGGGCGCCTTCACCGGCGCAATCACCAGTCGTGCCGGGCGTTTCGAACTGGCCAATGGCGGTACGCTGTTCCTCGATGAAATCGGCGACATGCCGCTGCCGATGCAGGTCAAGCTGCTGCGCGTCCTGCAGGAGCGCACCTTCGAGCGCGTGGGCAGCAACAAGACCCAGAGCGTCGACGTGCGCATCATCGCTGCGACGCACAAGAATCTCGAAAGCATGATCGAGATCGGCACCTTCCGCGAAGACCTCTACTATCGCCTCAACGTGTTCCCGATCGAGATGGCGCCGCTGCGTGAGCGCGTCGAAGACATTCCGTTGTTGATGAACGAACTGATCTCGCGCATGGAGCATGAGAAGCGTGGTTCGATCCGCTTCAACTCGGCGGCGATCATGTCGCTGTGCCGTCACGGCTGGCCGGGCAACGTCCGCGAGCTGGCCAACCTGGTCGAGCGCATGGCGATCATGCATCCGTACGGGGTGATCGGCGTGGTCGAACTGCCGAAGAAATTCCGCTACGTCGACGACGAAGACGAGCAAATGGTCGACAGCCTGCGCAGTGATCTCGAAGAGCGCGTGGCGATCAATGGTCATACGCCGGACTTCACCGCCAACGCCATGCTGCCGCCGGAAGGCCTGGACCTGAAGGACTATCTCGGTGGTCTGGAACAGGGGCTGATTCAACAGGCGCTGGACGATGCCAATGGCATTGTCGCGCGTGCGGCTGAACGTCTGCGTATCCGTCGTACCACCCTGGTCGAGAAGATGCGCAAGTACGGCATGAGCCGACGCGATGGAGATGAACAGGCGGAGGATTGACGCCTGTTTTTCAACTGCTTCATTTATAAGCAGTTTTTTTTAGGCACGGGTATTGCTATAGCCCTCGCAACGTTCCGTTTAACTGACGGTCAGCCAAGCGAGAAAGCACAATGCCCCACGCCCAGATGTCTTCTGCCTCCAGTCCCGAGGGGCAACCGTCCTCCGTAGAGCAGGCAAGCCGGCAGGGCCTTGAGCAGGCATTCGAGCTGTTCAGCCAAATGTCCAGCCAACTGACTGACTCTTACAGCATGCTTGAAGCGCGGGTAACCGAGCTTAAGGGTGAGCTGGCAGTGGTGAGCGCCCAGCGCATGCAGGAGCTGGCCGAAAAGGAACGCTTGGCCAACCGTCTGCAAAACCTTCTTGATCTGTTGCCCGGTGGCGTTATCGTCATCGACGGTCACGGCATTGTGCATGAGGCCAACCCGGCCGCCATCGAGTTGCTGGGGCTGCCGCTTGAAGGCGAATTATGGCGCCATGTGATTGCCCGCTGCTTCGCCCCGCGTGAAGACGATGGCCATGAAATTTCCCTGAAAAACGGTCGGCGCCTGTCGATTGCCACCCGCTCGCTGGACGCCGAGCCGGGGCAACTGGTGCTGCTCAACGACCTGACAGAAACCCGTCATCTGCAGGATCAACTGGCGCGCCACGAGCGCTTGTCCTCGTTGGGCCGTATGGTCGCTTCGCTGGCGCATCAGATCCGCACGCCGTTGTCCGCAGCGTTGCTCTACGCCAGTCATTTGACTGAGCAGGAATTGCCGGTGGCCACTCAGCAGCGTTTCGCGGGGCGCCTGAAAGAGCGCCTGCATGAGCTGGAGCACCAGGTGCGCGACATGCTGGTGTTCGCTCGCGGTGAATTGCCGCTGACCGATCGCCTCACACCCAACGCTTTGATGCAGGCGCTGCAAGCGGCGGCGCTGACCCATGTGCAGGATCTGCCAATCCGCTGGCAGTGCGACAGTCATGTCGGCGAGCTGCTGTGTAATCGCGACACGTTGGTCGGCGCGCTGTTGAATCTGATCGAAAACGCGATTCAGGCCAGTGCCGGCGACGTCCGCCTGAAAGTCCATTGCTACACCCGCGACAACAGCCTGCGCCTGTGCATCAGCGACAGTGGCAGCGGCATCGAGCCAGCCGTTCTGGCGCGGCTCGGCGAACCGTTTTTTACCACCAAAGTTACCGGTACCGGCCTCGGCCTGACCGTGGTCAAGGCTGTGGCTCGGGCACATCAGGGAGAATTGCTGCTGCGTTCGCGGGTCGGGCGCGGCACGTGCGCGCAGGTGATTCTGCCGCTGTTTTCCGCGGTACAGGGAGCTGAGTGAAAGACATGGGCATCAAGGTTTTGCTGGTCGAAGATGACCGTTCGTTGCGCGAAGCGCTGGCCGACACGCTGTTGCTGGCCGGCCACGATTATCACTCGGTCGGTTGCGCTGAAGACGCGCTGACGGCAGTAGCGCGCGAAGCGTTCAGTCTGGTAGTCAGTGACGTCAACATGCCCGGCATGGATGGTCATCAATTGCTTGCACTGCTGCGTGCCCGCCAGCCGCAATTACCGGTGCTGCTGATGACGGCGCACGGTGCGGTCGAGCGCGCGGTCGATGCGATGCGTCAGGGGGCGGCGGACTATCTGGTCAAACCGTTCGAGCCCAAGGCTTTGCTGGATCTGGTGGCGCGGCATGCGCTGGGCAATATTGGCGTGAGCGACATTGAAGGCCCTATCGCCGTCGAGCCGGCCAGTGCGCAACTTCTCGAATTGGCCGCACGAGTGGCGCGCAGCGATTCCACGGTGCTGATCTCCGGCGAATCCGGTACGGGTAAAGAAGTGCTGGCGCGCTACATTCATCAGCAATCCCATCGCGCCAGCCAGCCGTTCATTGCGATCAACTGTGCGGCGATCCCTGACAACATGCTCGAGGCGACGCTGTTCGGTCACGAGAAGGGTTCGTTCACCGGTGCCATCGCCGCGCAGGCCGGCAAATTCGAACAGGCGGACGGCGGCACATTACTGCTCGACGAAATCTCCGAAATGCCCCTTGGCCTGCAAGCCAAACTGCTACGCGTGTTGCAGGAGCGCGAAGTCGAGCGTGTCGGTGCGCGTAAGCCGATTGCCCTGGATATTCGCGTGGTCGCCACCACTAACCGCGACTTGGTGGGCGAAGTGGCGGCGGGGCGTTTCCGTGAAGACCTTTATTACCGTTTGTCGGTTTTCCCTCTCGCGTGGCGTCCACTTCGCGAGCGCACTGCCGATATCCTGCCGCTGGCCGAAAGGTTGCTGGCCAAACACGTCAATAAAATGAAGCACGCCGCAGCGAAACTTTCGCCTGACGCACAAGCCTGCCTGATCGCGTACCCGTGGCCGGGTAATGTGCGTGAACTGGATAACGCCATTCAGCGAGCGCTGATCCTGCAGCAGGGCGGTTTGATTCAGCCGCAGGATTTCTGTCTGGCAGGTCCCGTGACGTACACCGCGGTGCCCGTCGCCGCGCCGGTGTCTGCGGTGATTCGCGAGGTGGAAATCGATGCGGATTCCGCCGGTGCACTGGGTGATGACCTGCGCCGCCGGGAGTTTCAGATGATCATCGACACCCTGCGCGCCGAGCGTGGACGACGCAAGGAAGCCGCAGAAAAGCTCGGCATCAGCCCGCGTACCCTGCGCTACAAACTGGCGCAAATGCGCGATGCCGGGATGGACGTCGAAGGTTATCTGTTCGCCACCTGAGGCGTGATGAAAAAGTTGAAAACGCTTTTCTGAAAGAGGTGCCCATGAGCTGGCACCCTTGTTGCTAATACCTGTGTACCCGCCGAGTGAGTGTCAAAAAATTGCGGGCCGCCCAAGAGAGTAGACCATGAGCCAAGGTATTGAATTTAATCGGTTGATGACAGACATGAAGGCCATGAAACTGGATGCCATGTCTGCGCCGAAATCGACGACCGCTGTCCCTGAGCTGGGAGGCAGCAGCTTTTCCGACATGCTCGGTCAGGCGATCAATAAGGTCAGCGATACCCAGACCGCGTCGACTCAGTTGGCCAATGCCTTTGAAGTGGGCAAGAGCGGCGTCGATCTGACGGACGTGATGATCGCTTCGCAAAAAGCCAGCGTGTCGTTCCAGGCTCTGACCCAGGTGCGCAACAAGCTGGTTCAGGCTTATCAAGACATCATGCAGATGCCGGTTTAAGGACGAGATTGAGTCATGGCAGAAGCAGTCGCCGATAACGTTCCGGCCAAGGCCACCCCGATAGACGGCAAACCGCCGCTGTTCGGCCTGTCCTTCCTGGAAAACCTCTCCGAGATGACCATGCTGCGTCAGGTGGGCCTGTTGGTCGGCCTGGCTGCGAGCGTGGCGATTGGCTTTGCCGTGGTGCTGTGGTCGCAGCAGCCGGATTACCGTCCGTTGTACGGCAGCCTTGCCGGCATGGACGCCAAGCAGGTCATGGAAACCCTGGCCGCCGCCGACATTCCTTACAACGTCGAACCGAACTCCGGCGCCTTGCTGGTCAAGGCCGACGACCTGTCCCGTGCGCGGATGAAACTCGCGGCTGCTGGTGTCACTCCCAGCGACGGCAATATCGGTTTCGAAATCCTCGACAAGGAACAGGGGCTGGGCACCAGCCAGTTCATGGAAGCGACGCGTTATCGTCGCGGCCTCGAAGGTGAACTGGCGCGGACCATTTCCAGCCTGAACAACGTCAAGGGTGCCCGCGTGCACCTGGCGATTCCGAAAAGCTCGGTGTTCGTCCGTGACGAGCGCAAGCCAAGCGCTTCGGTGCTGATCGAGTTGTACTCCGGTCGTTCGCTGGAGCCGGGTCAGGTGATTGCGATCATCAACCTGGTGGCGACTTCTGTTCCCGAGTTGAGCAAATCGCAGATCACCGTCGTCGACCAGAAGGGCAACCTGCTCTCTGATCAGGCGGAAAACTCCGAAATGACCATGGCCGGCAAGCAGTTCGATTACAGCCGCCGCATGGAAAGCATGCTCACCCAGCGCGTGCACAACATTCTGCAACCGGTATTGGGCAACGATCGCTATAAGGCGGAAGTTTCGGCTGACATCGATTTCAACGCTGTCGAGTCGACGGCCGAGCAGTTCAACCCGGATCAACCGGCGTTGCGCAGCGAGCAGTCGGTCAACGAACAACGCACCGCCAGCAATGGCCCGCAAGGTGTGCCGGGTGCCCTGAGCAACCAGCCGCCGTCGCCAGCCTCGGCGCCGCAAACCACCGGTGGTGCCGCAGCGCCAGCCGCGATGGTGCAGCCAGGTCAGCCGTTGGTTGACGCCAACGGTCAGCAGATCATGGACCCGGCCACCGGCCAGCCGATGCTCGCGCCGTACCCGGCAGACAAGCGTCAACAATCGACCAAGAACTTCGAGCTCGACCGTTCCATCAGCCACACCAAACAGCAGCAGGGTCGCCTGAATCGTCTGTCGGTGTCGGTTGTTGTCGACGATCAGGTCAAGGTCAACGCGGCCAACGGCGAAACCAGCCGTACGCCGTGGAGCGCCGACGAATTGGCGCGCTTCACTCGTCTGGTCCAGGATGCCGTCGGTTTCGACGCCAGCCGTGGCGACAGCGTCAGCGTGATCAACATGCCGTTCTCTGCCGAGCGCGGCGAAGTGATTGCCGATATTCCGTTCTACTCCCAGCCATGGTTCTGGGACATCGTCAAACAAGTGCTGGGTGTGTTGTTCATCCTGGTGCTGGTGTTTGGTGTGCTGCGTCCGGTGCTCAACAACATCACCGGCGGCGGCAAAGGCAAGGAGCTGGCCGGTCTTGGCAGCGACGTGGAACTCGGTGGCATGGGCGGCCTGGACGGCGAACTTTCCAACGACCGCGTGAGCCTCGGTGGTCCGCAGAGCATTCTGTTGCCGAGCCCGAGTGAGGGTTATGACGCGCAACTGAATGCAATCAAGAGTCTGGTGGCAGAAGACCCGGGTCGCGTGGCCCAGGTCGTGAAAGAGTGGATTAACGCAGATGAGTGATAACCGAGCCGCTGTCGCTAAACTGTCCCGGGTCGACAAAGCCGCAATTCTGCTGCTGTCCCTGGGTTCGACCGATGCTGCGCAAGTGCTGCGCCACATGGGCCCGAAAGAGGTTCAGCGTGTGGGTGTGGCCATGGCGCAGATGGGCAACGTCCATCGCGAACAGGTCGAGCAGGTCATGAGCGAGTTCGTCGACATCGTCGGCGACCAGACCAGCCTGGGTGTCGGTTCCGACGACTACGTGCGCAAAATGCTCACCCAGGCCCTGGGTGAAGACAAGGCCAACGGCCTGATCGACCGCATCCTGCTCGGTGGCAACACCAGTGGCCTCGACAGCCTGAAATGGATGGAGCCGCGCGCCGTTGCCGACGTGATCCGTTACGAACACCCGCAGATTCAGGCGATCGTGGTCGCGTACCTCGACCCGGATCAGGCCGGTGAAGTGCTGGGCAACTTCGACCACAAGGTGCGTCTGGACATCATCCTGCGCGTGTCGTCGTTGAACACCGTACAGCCAGCAGCATTGAAAGAGCTCAACCAGATTCTCGAGAAGCAGTTCTCCGGCAACTCGAATGCCTCGCGCACCACCCTGGGTGGCATCAAGCGTGCGGCGGACATCATGAACTTCCTCGACAGCTCGATCGAAGGCCAGCTCATGGACTCGATCCGCGAAGTCGACGAAGACCTGTCCGGTCAGATCGAAGACCTCATGTTCGTGTTCAACAACCTCGCCGATGTCGACGACCGTGGCATTCAGGCGTTGCTGCGCGAAGTGTCTTCCGACGTGCTGGTGCTGGCCCTCAAGGGTTCCGACGAAGGCGTCAAAGAGAAGATCTTCAAGAACATGTCCAAACGTGCTGCCGAACTGTTGCGCGACGACCTCGAGGCCAAAGGCCCGGTACGCGTCAGCGACGTCGAAACCGCACAGAAAGAAATCCTCACCATTGCCCGTCGTATGGCCGAAGCCGGCGAAATCGTCCTCGGTGGCAAAGGTGGCGAGGAAATGATCTAAGCCCATGGACAAGCACGACGACGATGTGACGGATCTGATCCGTGCCCGCGATGTCCGTGGTTTCGAATCCTGGGCCATGCCCAGCTTCGATCCGCCGAAGCCGGAACCCGAGCCTGAGCCGGAACCCGAACCGCCGGAAATGGAAGAAGTGCCGCTGGAAGAAGTCCAGCCACTGACTCTGGAAGAACTCGAAAGCATCCGTCAGGAGGCTTACAACGAGGGCTTCGGCATCGGCGAAAAGGAAGGTTTTCACAGTGCCACGCTCAAGGTCCGTCAGGAAGCTGAAGTGGCGTTGGCGGCAAAACTTGCCAGCCTTGAGCAGTTGATGGCGAACCTGTTCGAACCCATCGCTGAGCAAGACACGCAGATCGAAAAGTCGCTGGTCGACCTCGTGCAACACATCACCAAACAGGTGATCAAGCGCGAACTGGCCATCGATTCC
This region of Pseudomonas sp. R84 genomic DNA includes:
- the fliS gene encoding flagellar export chaperone FliS, giving the protein MNPMLALRQYQKVGAHAQTSEASPHRLVQMLMEGGLARIAQAKGAIERKDIPGKCTSISKAIGIVSGLREGLDLENSADTLADLDGLYIYMMKRLAEANISSDPRILDEVAGLLGTVKEGWDAIAPVPAPQF
- a CDS encoding sigma-54 dependent transcriptional regulator; the protein is MWRETKILLIDDDSVRRRDLAVILNFLGEENLPCGSHDWQQAVGSLSSSREVICVLIGTVNAPGALLGLLKTLSTWDEFLPVLLMGDNSSVDLPEDQRRRVLSTLEMPPSYSKLLDSLHRAQVYREMYDQARERGRHREPNLFRSLVGTSRAIQHVRQMMQQVADTDASVLILGESGTGKEVVARNLHYHSKRRDAPFVPVNCGAIPAELLESELFGHEKGAFTGAITSRAGRFELANGGTLFLDEIGDMPLPMQVKLLRVLQERTFERVGSNKTQSVDVRIIAATHKNLESMIEIGTFREDLYYRLNVFPIEMAPLRERVEDIPLLMNELISRMEHEKRGSIRFNSAAIMSLCRHGWPGNVRELANLVERMAIMHPYGVIGVVELPKKFRYVDDEDEQMVDSLRSDLEERVAINGHTPDFTANAMLPPEGLDLKDYLGGLEQGLIQQALDDANGIVARAAERLRIRRTTLVEKMRKYGMSRRDGDEQAED
- a CDS encoding ATP-binding protein, which produces MSSASSPEGQPSSVEQASRQGLEQAFELFSQMSSQLTDSYSMLEARVTELKGELAVVSAQRMQELAEKERLANRLQNLLDLLPGGVIVIDGHGIVHEANPAAIELLGLPLEGELWRHVIARCFAPREDDGHEISLKNGRRLSIATRSLDAEPGQLVLLNDLTETRHLQDQLARHERLSSLGRMVASLAHQIRTPLSAALLYASHLTEQELPVATQQRFAGRLKERLHELEHQVRDMLVFARGELPLTDRLTPNALMQALQAAALTHVQDLPIRWQCDSHVGELLCNRDTLVGALLNLIENAIQASAGDVRLKVHCYTRDNSLRLCISDSGSGIEPAVLARLGEPFFTTKVTGTGLGLTVVKAVARAHQGELLLRSRVGRGTCAQVILPLFSAVQGAE
- a CDS encoding sigma-54 dependent transcriptional regulator, with protein sequence MGIKVLLVEDDRSLREALADTLLLAGHDYHSVGCAEDALTAVAREAFSLVVSDVNMPGMDGHQLLALLRARQPQLPVLLMTAHGAVERAVDAMRQGAADYLVKPFEPKALLDLVARHALGNIGVSDIEGPIAVEPASAQLLELAARVARSDSTVLISGESGTGKEVLARYIHQQSHRASQPFIAINCAAIPDNMLEATLFGHEKGSFTGAIAAQAGKFEQADGGTLLLDEISEMPLGLQAKLLRVLQEREVERVGARKPIALDIRVVATTNRDLVGEVAAGRFREDLYYRLSVFPLAWRPLRERTADILPLAERLLAKHVNKMKHAAAKLSPDAQACLIAYPWPGNVRELDNAIQRALILQQGGLIQPQDFCLAGPVTYTAVPVAAPVSAVIREVEIDADSAGALGDDLRRREFQMIIDTLRAERGRRKEAAEKLGISPRTLRYKLAQMRDAGMDVEGYLFAT
- the fliE gene encoding flagellar hook-basal body complex protein FliE, coding for MSQGIEFNRLMTDMKAMKLDAMSAPKSTTAVPELGGSSFSDMLGQAINKVSDTQTASTQLANAFEVGKSGVDLTDVMIASQKASVSFQALTQVRNKLVQAYQDIMQMPV
- the fliF gene encoding flagellar basal-body MS-ring/collar protein FliF, whose product is MAEAVADNVPAKATPIDGKPPLFGLSFLENLSEMTMLRQVGLLVGLAASVAIGFAVVLWSQQPDYRPLYGSLAGMDAKQVMETLAAADIPYNVEPNSGALLVKADDLSRARMKLAAAGVTPSDGNIGFEILDKEQGLGTSQFMEATRYRRGLEGELARTISSLNNVKGARVHLAIPKSSVFVRDERKPSASVLIELYSGRSLEPGQVIAIINLVATSVPELSKSQITVVDQKGNLLSDQAENSEMTMAGKQFDYSRRMESMLTQRVHNILQPVLGNDRYKAEVSADIDFNAVESTAEQFNPDQPALRSEQSVNEQRTASNGPQGVPGALSNQPPSPASAPQTTGGAAAPAAMVQPGQPLVDANGQQIMDPATGQPMLAPYPADKRQQSTKNFELDRSISHTKQQQGRLNRLSVSVVVDDQVKVNAANGETSRTPWSADELARFTRLVQDAVGFDASRGDSVSVINMPFSAERGEVIADIPFYSQPWFWDIVKQVLGVLFILVLVFGVLRPVLNNITGGGKGKELAGLGSDVELGGMGGLDGELSNDRVSLGGPQSILLPSPSEGYDAQLNAIKSLVAEDPGRVAQVVKEWINADE
- the fliG gene encoding flagellar motor switch protein FliG, whose amino-acid sequence is MSDNRAAVAKLSRVDKAAILLLSLGSTDAAQVLRHMGPKEVQRVGVAMAQMGNVHREQVEQVMSEFVDIVGDQTSLGVGSDDYVRKMLTQALGEDKANGLIDRILLGGNTSGLDSLKWMEPRAVADVIRYEHPQIQAIVVAYLDPDQAGEVLGNFDHKVRLDIILRVSSLNTVQPAALKELNQILEKQFSGNSNASRTTLGGIKRAADIMNFLDSSIEGQLMDSIREVDEDLSGQIEDLMFVFNNLADVDDRGIQALLREVSSDVLVLALKGSDEGVKEKIFKNMSKRAAELLRDDLEAKGPVRVSDVETAQKEILTIARRMAEAGEIVLGGKGGEEMI
- the fliH gene encoding flagellar assembly protein FliH, with amino-acid sequence MDKHDDDVTDLIRARDVRGFESWAMPSFDPPKPEPEPEPEPEPPEMEEVPLEEVQPLTLEELESIRQEAYNEGFGIGEKEGFHSATLKVRQEAEVALAAKLASLEQLMANLFEPIAEQDTQIEKSLVDLVQHITKQVIKRELAIDSSQIEHVMRDALKLLPLGVDNVRLYVNPQDFEQAKALRERHEENWRIVEDESLLPGGCRVETEHSRIDASIETRVTQVMAKLFDQLHEQALHPAEADLTLDIPEDVKPAASPEEPLADEPDAP